In one Methylocaldum szegediense genomic region, the following are encoded:
- a CDS encoding ABC transporter ATP-binding protein: MGNLAIEVCRLSKRFNSVVAVDGISFSVPQGSTCALLGGNGAGKTTTLAMLLGLLLPTSGSIRILGVDMVRNRYPALSRMNFTSPYVDLPHRLTVKQNLDVYARLYGVRHRSARLRTLAESFDLETLMDRAYGSLSAGQRTRVALAKALLNEPEVLLMDEPTASLDPASADTIRTLLKTYQEQSGATVLLASHNMQEVERLCDRVLMLKQGRIVDQDTPAMLVQKYGRESLEQVFIDIARDQDRRSAY; the protein is encoded by the coding sequence GTGGGCAATCTCGCCATTGAGGTTTGTCGCCTTAGTAAGCGTTTCAATTCCGTAGTTGCGGTGGACGGCATTTCGTTCTCGGTACCGCAAGGCAGTACGTGCGCCTTACTCGGCGGGAACGGAGCCGGGAAGACGACCACGTTGGCCATGCTACTAGGGCTCTTGCTGCCAACTTCGGGAAGCATTCGAATCCTGGGCGTGGATATGGTCAGAAATCGTTACCCCGCGCTGTCGCGAATGAATTTTACCTCCCCTTATGTTGATTTGCCCCACCGACTTACAGTCAAACAGAACCTTGACGTGTATGCTCGCCTCTACGGTGTTCGGCATAGAAGCGCACGCTTACGCACGCTTGCGGAGAGTTTCGATCTCGAAACACTGATGGATCGTGCTTACGGGTCTCTCTCAGCAGGGCAACGGACCCGCGTCGCATTGGCTAAAGCCCTATTGAACGAGCCCGAGGTGCTCCTGATGGACGAGCCAACCGCTTCCCTGGATCCGGCTTCGGCCGACACGATCCGGACCTTGCTAAAAACCTATCAGGAGCAATCCGGCGCCACGGTGTTGCTCGCTTCGCACAATATGCAAGAGGTGGAGCGCTTATGCGACCGGGTCCTAATGCTCAAGCAAGGCCGTATCGTCGATCAGGACACGCCCGCGATGCTGGTGCAGAAGTATGGGAGAGAAAGCCTGGAGCAGGTTTTCATCGATATCGCGCGCGACCAAGACAGACGATCGGCTTATTAA
- the glgC gene encoding glucose-1-phosphate adenylyltransferase yields MPESMHASRFVSRLTRHTLALILAGGRGTRLHKLTEWRAKPAVPFGGKFRIIDFPLSNCINSGIRQIGVLTQYKADSLIRHIQQGWGFLRAELGEFVDILPAQQRLQETWYAGTADAVYQNLDILRQRDPEYILILAGDHVYKMDYGLMMAYHVEMQADLTIGCMEVPLEEAKAFGVMHVGEDKRVSNFVEKPENPPPMPNRPDHALVSMGIYVFNTGFLFEQLIKDADTPGSSHDFGKDIIPAVIKKYRVFAYPFRDIQSGVQAYWRDVGTVDSYWAANMELIGIDPELNLYDKDWPIWTYQAQTPPAKFVFDDDDRRGMAVDSMVSGGCVISGAEIRHSLLFSNVRVNSYSKVRDSVILPDVNIGRHCRITKAVIDKGCHIPPNTVIGENPEEDRKRFYVSPGGVVLVTPDALGQRLHFAR; encoded by the coding sequence ATGCCAGAGTCGATGCACGCGTCCCGTTTCGTCAGCCGCCTGACCCGGCATACTTTGGCACTCATTCTGGCCGGTGGTCGTGGAACACGCTTACATAAGCTGACCGAATGGCGAGCTAAGCCGGCCGTACCTTTTGGGGGCAAATTTCGAATCATCGATTTCCCCCTTTCCAACTGCATAAATTCCGGCATTCGACAAATCGGGGTGCTGACGCAATATAAAGCGGATTCGCTGATCCGGCATATCCAGCAGGGTTGGGGATTCTTGCGTGCCGAGCTTGGCGAGTTCGTCGATATCCTCCCCGCCCAGCAGCGCCTCCAAGAAACCTGGTATGCCGGAACCGCCGACGCGGTATATCAGAACCTGGATATTCTTCGGCAACGAGATCCCGAATACATCCTGATTCTCGCCGGCGATCACGTGTATAAAATGGATTATGGTCTGATGATGGCCTACCACGTGGAAATGCAGGCTGATTTGACCATCGGCTGCATGGAGGTTCCACTAGAGGAAGCAAAAGCGTTTGGCGTCATGCATGTCGGCGAAGACAAACGGGTTTCCAACTTCGTCGAAAAACCGGAAAATCCGCCCCCCATGCCCAATCGTCCTGATCACGCCTTGGTGTCTATGGGAATTTACGTGTTCAATACCGGGTTCCTGTTCGAACAGCTGATCAAAGACGCCGATACGCCGGGCTCGAGCCATGATTTCGGCAAGGATATCATCCCAGCGGTCATCAAGAAGTACCGTGTATTCGCCTATCCGTTCCGGGACATACAAAGCGGCGTACAAGCATATTGGCGAGACGTGGGCACGGTGGACTCCTATTGGGCTGCCAATATGGAACTCATCGGCATCGACCCCGAACTCAATCTGTACGACAAGGATTGGCCGATTTGGACTTATCAGGCACAGACGCCGCCCGCGAAGTTCGTATTCGATGATGACGATCGCCGCGGCATGGCAGTGGATTCCATGGTGTCGGGCGGCTGCGTGATTTCCGGTGCCGAGATCCGGCATTCATTGCTGTTCAGCAATGTACGCGTAAACTCGTACTCCAAGGTACGAGATTCGGTGATCTTACCCGATGTCAATATCGGCCGGCACTGCCGCATTACCAAAGCGGTCATCGATAAGGGCTGCCATATACCACCCAATACTGTCATCGGCGAGAACCCGGAAGAAGATCGAAAACGGTTTTATGTCAGTCCCGGCGGCGTGGTGCTGGTAACACCCGATGCGCTCGGGCAGCGACTGCATTTCGCACGTTGA
- the lptF gene encoding LPS export ABC transporter permease LptF, whose translation MKPHPFKPLHWSRPPLISVLDRMVAEELAKTLGAVLGVLVAIIVSRKFLSILAKAIEGELSGETIFQLLGLKVLSTTAQLLPASLFMATLTVLGRMYRDQEMSVLASSGVGLARIYRAMSWMVVPLTLIAAVLALQVMPWSERQAQALMKKDEKSADIRGIKPGRFNEFSLGDVVLYAEDLNEDNSMRKIFVQSRQGAKTGVVIAESGRLKRNELSEYFVVLEHGHRYQGVPGRADFTISEFDEYAVRIDGPEGETASLKREASDSLVLWYSHTPRELAELQKRLAVPLGVLFLSLLAVPLSKIAPRSGVYGNVFTAFLIYVIYENAQKISQGLLMTEKIPLWLSYTGVYVFLLILTLALFVRNLGLNWIIRTAKEKLRL comes from the coding sequence ATGAAACCCCACCCTTTTAAACCGCTTCATTGGAGCCGCCCTCCGCTTATCTCGGTGCTCGACCGGATGGTGGCGGAGGAACTCGCCAAGACCTTGGGGGCCGTTCTCGGCGTTTTGGTTGCGATCATCGTCAGTCGCAAGTTTCTGAGCATTCTCGCCAAAGCCATCGAAGGCGAGCTGTCAGGGGAGACCATATTTCAGCTGCTCGGACTCAAGGTCCTGTCGACAACCGCCCAGTTGCTTCCGGCCTCGTTGTTTATGGCGACCTTGACCGTGTTGGGGCGCATGTATCGGGATCAAGAGATGTCGGTATTGGCGTCGAGCGGAGTGGGGTTGGCCCGCATCTATCGTGCGATGAGCTGGATGGTGGTGCCGCTGACTCTTATTGCCGCGGTATTGGCGTTACAGGTCATGCCTTGGTCCGAGCGACAGGCTCAGGCGCTCATGAAGAAGGACGAGAAAAGCGCCGACATACGCGGCATCAAGCCGGGGCGTTTTAACGAGTTCAGCCTGGGTGACGTCGTGTTGTATGCGGAGGACCTAAACGAAGACAATTCCATGCGCAAGATCTTTGTGCAAAGTCGGCAGGGGGCCAAAACCGGTGTAGTGATCGCAGAGAGCGGCCGTTTGAAACGAAACGAGCTAAGCGAGTATTTCGTGGTGTTGGAGCATGGGCACCGTTATCAAGGCGTGCCCGGACGGGCGGATTTCACAATCAGTGAGTTCGACGAATATGCCGTGCGGATCGACGGTCCGGAGGGTGAGACGGCGTCGCTCAAGCGTGAGGCGTCGGATAGCCTTGTGCTGTGGTATTCACACACGCCTCGGGAGCTGGCCGAGCTGCAGAAGCGCCTGGCGGTGCCTCTCGGCGTGCTATTCCTGAGTCTCCTGGCTGTTCCCCTTTCCAAGATTGCGCCGCGCAGCGGTGTTTATGGCAACGTGTTTACTGCCTTTCTAATTTATGTCATTTACGAGAATGCTCAAAAGATCAGTCAGGGGCTTCTGATGACCGAGAAGATTCCGCTTTGGCTGAGCTACACTGGCGTATATGTCTTTTTGCTCATCCTCACTTTGGCCTTGTTCGTTCGAAATCTCGGTCTTAATTGGATCATTCGGACGGCCAAGGAGAAGCTCAGGCTATGA
- a CDS encoding ABC transporter permease: MSLQRIFALVMRYLYLMRSSWPRLIELIYWPTMQMILWGFINQFFVGHSEWVAQAAGLLIGAVLLWDVLFRAQLGVSVVFFEEMYSRNLGHLFVSPLRPYELVLALLTVSFLRTSIGVGAAAGLAVLLYRYSIFDMGLPLVAFFANLLVMGWAIGLMVVALVLRYGLGAESLAWAVIFAVAPVSGIYYPISVLPDWLQKIALLLPSSHVFEGMRAVVREHVFSFDSFWMAVLLNGVYLSIGIALYLFAFHIARKRGLLLQMGE, from the coding sequence ATGAGCTTGCAGCGTATTTTTGCACTGGTCATGCGCTATCTGTATTTGATGCGCAGTTCCTGGCCACGCCTTATCGAACTGATCTATTGGCCCACCATGCAGATGATCCTTTGGGGTTTTATCAATCAATTCTTCGTCGGTCATAGCGAGTGGGTCGCTCAGGCTGCAGGGTTATTGATCGGTGCGGTACTGCTTTGGGACGTGCTGTTTCGTGCCCAACTGGGCGTTTCCGTGGTTTTTTTTGAGGAGATGTACTCGAGAAACCTAGGCCATTTGTTCGTCAGTCCCTTGCGTCCCTATGAACTAGTCCTGGCGTTGCTGACAGTCAGCTTTCTCAGGACTTCGATCGGTGTGGGGGCGGCTGCGGGTTTGGCGGTCCTTCTTTACCGTTATTCGATTTTCGACATGGGGCTGCCATTGGTGGCCTTCTTTGCAAACCTGCTTGTGATGGGATGGGCCATCGGGTTGATGGTGGTCGCCCTGGTTCTGCGGTACGGGCTAGGAGCCGAAAGTTTGGCATGGGCGGTGATTTTTGCGGTTGCACCGGTGAGCGGTATTTATTATCCGATTTCGGTGCTTCCCGATTGGCTGCAGAAGATTGCTTTGCTGCTGCCCTCGAGCCATGTGTTTGAAGGGATGCGCGCCGTCGTGCGCGAGCATGTGTTCTCGTTCGATTCGTTCTGGATGGCTGTTCTGTTGAATGGGGTTTACCTTTCTATTGGCATTGCCCTTTATCTTTTCGCTTTTCATATCGCTCGCAAGCGCGGCCTGTTGCTGCAAATGGGAGAGTGA
- a CDS encoding low molecular weight protein-tyrosine-phosphatase, which yields MNQVSVLFCCMANICRSPMAEGALRELVTKAGYTNQIYIDSAGTHAYALGRPPDPRAQRVMLERGIDIGGLRSRRIARSDFQRFDYILAMDSENYDTLRFVCPREHVHKIRYLLDFAPELKTRDVPDPYHGEEAVFRETREMIVQAVEGVFAHLQQALIKVR from the coding sequence ATGAACCAGGTCAGCGTCCTGTTTTGCTGCATGGCCAATATATGCCGGTCTCCAATGGCTGAAGGCGCTTTGAGAGAACTGGTGACGAAGGCTGGCTACACGAACCAGATATACATAGACTCGGCTGGAACGCATGCCTATGCTCTAGGGCGTCCGCCTGATCCGCGCGCTCAGCGCGTGATGTTGGAGCGGGGCATCGACATCGGCGGGTTGCGTTCGAGGAGGATTGCCCGGTCGGATTTTCAGAGGTTCGATTACATCTTGGCGATGGATTCCGAAAATTACGACACGCTGCGTTTCGTTTGTCCGAGAGAGCATGTGCACAAGATTCGGTACCTGCTGGATTTTGCGCCTGAGCTCAAGACGCGCGATGTTCCAGACCCGTATCACGGCGAAGAAGCCGTATTTCGCGAAACACGGGAAATGATCGTGCAGGCTGTGGAGGGAGTGTTCGCCCATCTACAACAAGCCTTGATCAAAGTGAGATGA
- a CDS encoding NUDIX hydrolase — protein sequence MTMDKPPRSTVAVGAAVFDAFERVLLIRRAKKPAFGLWSIPGGKQDPGETLVQCCRRETFEETGIEIEPGPIVALAERMNGDFHYVIVDFAATLKDQGNANPKPATDVSDARWVALADLKHYPLVEGLERVIRIARESLQTGKSVGLIDVDRNGRDFLPGLYSQPKLDEAGKLRPKRR from the coding sequence ATGACGATGGATAAACCACCTCGGTCGACTGTCGCCGTAGGTGCGGCCGTTTTCGATGCATTCGAGCGGGTTCTCCTGATCCGCCGGGCCAAAAAACCGGCCTTCGGATTGTGGTCGATTCCGGGAGGCAAACAGGATCCCGGCGAAACGCTCGTTCAATGCTGTCGGCGAGAGACATTTGAAGAAACGGGAATTGAAATCGAACCGGGCCCGATCGTTGCCCTGGCCGAGCGGATGAATGGCGACTTTCATTATGTCATCGTCGATTTTGCCGCAACCTTGAAAGATCAGGGGAACGCCAATCCAAAACCGGCTACCGATGTTTCCGACGCTCGCTGGGTAGCACTTGCCGATTTGAAGCACTACCCGCTCGTCGAAGGTCTGGAACGGGTCATTCGAATTGCCCGCGAGAGCTTACAGACCGGTAAATCTGTGGGCTTGATCGATGTCGACCGAAACGGCCGCGATTTTTTGCCCGGCCTTTATTCCCAACCTAAGCTAGACGAAGCCGGAAAATTGCGACCAAAGCGCCGGTGA
- the lptG gene encoding LPS export ABC transporter permease LptG: MRTLGRYIAGEVIKGSLIAVLILLALLNFFTFADELGDLGRGNYSLASIVQYLMLTSPRNFYELMPSAALIGSLVTLGALANNRELVAMQAAGLSRLRIIMSVLAGGMILVFISLGVGEYIAPVAERAAQTLKATALQKQIASRTKYGFWVRDGDVFINIRQIERPESLGDINIFKLSGMQKLHSVTHAEKAVYDGERWRLDDILESRFQANGVVTEQKAYADWSSVLAPNLLNAFVISPENLSAYELARYIAYLKENGQQSAYVELAFWGRIVNPAVTLVMLLVAAPFVLPVRREVGMGQRIVVGVIIGLGFYLFDRTFGHLGLIYEMNPIFAASFPTLLALTGALVAIFRLRLA; encoded by the coding sequence ATGAGAACGCTGGGCCGGTATATTGCGGGCGAGGTGATCAAAGGCTCGTTGATCGCCGTGCTCATCCTTTTGGCGCTGCTCAATTTTTTTACTTTTGCAGATGAATTGGGTGATCTGGGGAGGGGAAATTACAGCTTGGCGAGCATCGTACAGTATTTGATGCTGACTTCGCCGCGCAATTTTTACGAGTTGATGCCTTCTGCGGCATTGATCGGAAGCCTGGTTACTCTAGGTGCCTTGGCCAACAATCGGGAATTGGTGGCTATGCAAGCCGCTGGACTCTCACGACTTCGTATTATCATGTCGGTGCTCGCGGGCGGCATGATTTTGGTTTTCATTTCCTTGGGTGTCGGCGAATACATAGCGCCCGTAGCGGAGCGCGCGGCGCAGACCCTAAAGGCCACGGCGTTGCAAAAGCAGATCGCATCGAGGACCAAGTACGGATTTTGGGTTCGGGACGGTGACGTATTTATCAATATCCGGCAGATCGAGCGGCCGGAAAGTCTCGGTGACATCAATATCTTTAAGCTGTCCGGGATGCAGAAACTGCATTCGGTTACGCACGCCGAAAAAGCGGTCTACGACGGGGAGCGTTGGCGTCTGGACGACATTCTTGAGAGCCGATTCCAGGCGAATGGGGTCGTTACTGAGCAAAAAGCGTATGCCGACTGGTCTTCGGTGCTCGCGCCGAATTTGCTGAATGCGTTCGTGATCAGCCCGGAAAACTTGTCGGCTTATGAACTCGCGCGATACATCGCCTATCTGAAAGAAAACGGCCAGCAGTCGGCTTACGTCGAACTGGCATTTTGGGGAAGAATTGTGAATCCGGCTGTGACCCTGGTCATGCTGTTGGTTGCCGCGCCGTTCGTGCTTCCAGTTCGGCGAGAGGTCGGCATGGGGCAGCGTATCGTTGTGGGCGTCATCATCGGTTTAGGTTTTTATTTATTCGACCGTACGTTTGGCCATCTAGGGCTGATTTACGAAATGAATCCGATTTTTGCTGCGTCCTTTCCCACACTCCTGGCACTCACCGGCGCTTTGGTCGCAATTTTCCGGCTTCGTCTAGCTTAG
- the glgB gene encoding 1,4-alpha-glucan branching protein GlgB: METGAVSAQLDSELQRIILARHHDPFAVLGRHRTPSGDVVRAIIPQAETVRIGESGPEMQRIPGTDLFECRLEQDSIPQHYRLVWTDKTGQLQSHIDPYTFPPQLADFDLYLFGEGRHWHIYRFLGAHPRTVDGIDGILFATWAPNAERISVVGDFNAWDGRRHPMRVRGSSGVWELFIPELKPGTLYKFEIRNRQQGTVFLKTDPYGRQFELRPNTASIVPSDQAYDWHDDDWMEHRANRDWLHEPMSVYEVHLGSWRRDASGHFLNYRELAEQLVAYVKKQGFSHIELLPITEHPFDGSWGYQTTGYFAPTSRFGTPDDFRYFVDYCHQNGIGVFLDWVPAHFPKDAHGLAHFDGTALYEHEDPRLGEHRDWGTLIYNYGRNEVRNFLLGSALYWLEEFHIDGLRVDAVASMLYLDYSRQPGDWIPNKYGGNENLEAIAFLRELNTVTHQQFPGTLIMAEESTAWPQVTRPTWTGGLGFSMKWNMGWMHDTLAYMSKDPIYRHYHHDQLTFGLLYAFTENFILPFSHDEVVHGKGSMLQKMPGDEWQRFANLRLLYTFMFTYPGKKLLFMGCEFGQSTEWNYDKALEWHLLEYPFHNGLQRLVGDLNQLYRETPALHRYDFEQKGFEWIDCHDAPQSVLSYLRRSSDEFAVMVFNFTPVPRQNYRIGVPEPGVYTEVLNSDSRHYGGSNVGNSAVTAEAKEWMGRPYSISLTLPPLAGIVLTREVLKEEEPESPE; this comes from the coding sequence ATCGAAACCGGTGCTGTTTCGGCTCAGTTAGATTCCGAATTGCAGCGGATCATTCTGGCGCGTCACCATGACCCATTTGCGGTGCTGGGTCGACATCGGACTCCGAGTGGCGATGTGGTTCGGGCGATTATTCCGCAGGCCGAAACAGTTCGAATCGGGGAAAGCGGTCCGGAAATGCAGCGTATCCCTGGCACCGATTTGTTCGAATGCCGTTTAGAGCAGGATTCCATTCCCCAGCATTACCGCTTGGTTTGGACGGATAAAACCGGGCAGTTGCAAAGTCATATCGATCCCTACACGTTTCCGCCTCAGCTCGCCGATTTCGATCTTTACCTTTTCGGTGAAGGCAGACATTGGCACATTTACCGCTTTCTTGGCGCTCATCCCCGCACCGTGGACGGCATCGACGGCATTCTGTTTGCCACATGGGCACCGAACGCGGAGCGGATCAGCGTGGTGGGTGATTTCAACGCTTGGGATGGTCGGCGCCATCCGATGCGGGTCCGGGGCAGCAGCGGCGTGTGGGAGCTATTCATTCCCGAGTTGAAGCCCGGCACGCTTTACAAGTTCGAAATTCGTAACCGCCAACAAGGCACTGTCTTTCTGAAGACGGATCCTTACGGGCGCCAGTTTGAACTGCGCCCGAATACGGCTTCCATTGTTCCTTCCGACCAGGCTTACGATTGGCATGACGACGACTGGATGGAACACCGCGCGAACCGGGATTGGCTTCACGAGCCGATGTCGGTTTACGAAGTCCACTTGGGTTCGTGGCGGCGCGATGCCAGCGGCCATTTCTTGAATTACCGGGAATTGGCCGAGCAGCTCGTGGCCTATGTCAAAAAGCAAGGCTTCAGCCACATCGAACTGCTTCCGATTACCGAACATCCCTTCGACGGATCATGGGGTTACCAGACCACCGGTTATTTTGCCCCGACCAGCCGTTTCGGTACGCCGGACGACTTTCGCTATTTCGTCGACTATTGCCATCAGAACGGAATCGGCGTTTTCCTGGACTGGGTGCCCGCTCACTTTCCGAAGGACGCACACGGGCTGGCCCATTTCGACGGCACGGCGCTTTACGAACATGAAGATCCACGGCTGGGCGAACATCGCGACTGGGGCACGCTAATCTACAACTATGGCCGGAACGAAGTGCGCAATTTTCTGCTCGGCAGCGCGCTGTATTGGCTAGAGGAATTTCATATCGACGGACTTCGTGTCGATGCCGTCGCCTCGATGCTCTACTTGGACTACTCGCGTCAGCCGGGAGACTGGATACCCAACAAATACGGCGGCAACGAGAATTTGGAGGCGATCGCCTTTCTGCGCGAGCTGAATACCGTCACCCACCAGCAATTCCCGGGAACGCTGATCATGGCCGAGGAGTCGACCGCTTGGCCGCAGGTCACCCGCCCGACGTGGACCGGTGGCTTGGGTTTTTCGATGAAATGGAATATGGGCTGGATGCACGATACCTTGGCCTACATGAGCAAGGATCCCATTTACCGGCATTATCACCACGATCAGCTCACTTTCGGTCTGCTGTACGCATTTACGGAAAATTTCATCTTGCCCTTTTCCCATGACGAAGTCGTGCACGGCAAGGGGTCGATGCTTCAGAAAATGCCGGGAGACGAGTGGCAACGCTTTGCCAATCTGCGCCTGCTATACACCTTCATGTTCACCTATCCGGGCAAGAAACTGCTGTTCATGGGCTGCGAGTTCGGCCAGAGCACGGAATGGAATTACGACAAGGCGTTGGAGTGGCACCTACTTGAATACCCGTTCCACAACGGACTCCAGCGGCTGGTTGGCGATCTCAACCAGCTTTATCGGGAAACTCCTGCCTTGCACAGATACGATTTCGAGCAGAAGGGCTTCGAATGGATCGATTGCCACGATGCTCCGCAGTCGGTTCTAAGTTATTTACGGCGTTCTTCCGATGAGTTCGCGGTCATGGTGTTCAACTTTACCCCGGTGCCGCGACAAAACTATCGGATCGGCGTGCCCGAGCCCGGCGTTTACACAGAGGTCCTGAATTCCGACTCACGTCATTACGGCGGGAGCAACGTTGGCAACAGCGCTGTGACAGCCGAAGCGAAAGAGTGGATGGGAAGGCCTTACTCCATCAGTCTGACTTTGCCCCCTTTAGCTGGGATTGTATTGACTCGCGAGGTTCTTAAGGAGGAAGAGCCGGAATCGCCCGAATGA
- the malQ gene encoding 4-alpha-glucanotransferase — MTHTHSILDRRRAGILLHITSLPGGLGNGDLGQDAYRFVDFLAECGVSVWQTLPINPTHADGSPYQCLSAHAGNPLLINLEWLSEHGWLSALPDTLDETTVDHFRIRCIAQAFDAFQKDSRSEYRNRYDEFVIRQDWWLSDYALFIALREEFGGKAWQEWPVPLRDRQPAALQTAKLRLADRIAQVKFEQFVFFEQWMELRRYASQKGVKLFGDMPIFVASDSADVWASRECFDLTDTGYARVVAGVPPDYFSATGQRWGNPHYNWEYLKETGFRWWLNRFRSQLALYDWVRIDHFRGLEAYWEIPAESETAEHGRWVKAPGEALLETVFATLNGSGLPLVAENLGIITPEVEALRNRFNIPGMLILQFAFDGGDDNPYLPHNHTENNVVYTGTHDNDTTLSWYENLTEPQRDRVCDYLRHHCGYETIRMPESLVRCALASVAKLAIIPLQDVLELGRGHRMNTPGTLSGNWRWRFSWEQLNEGKAQKLAAGVRDHGRRVENI, encoded by the coding sequence TTGACTCACACACATAGCATATTGGACCGGCGTCGCGCCGGCATTCTTTTGCACATCACATCTCTACCCGGTGGGCTCGGAAACGGAGATTTGGGACAAGATGCCTATCGGTTCGTCGATTTTCTAGCCGAGTGTGGCGTCAGCGTCTGGCAAACACTACCGATCAACCCCACGCATGCCGACGGCTCACCCTATCAGTGCCTATCGGCTCACGCCGGCAATCCATTGCTGATTAACCTCGAATGGCTATCCGAGCACGGCTGGCTCTCCGCATTACCGGATACCCTCGACGAAACCACGGTGGACCATTTTCGGATCCGTTGCATCGCTCAAGCCTTCGATGCTTTTCAAAAGGACTCGAGGAGCGAATACCGCAACCGCTATGACGAATTCGTCATACGCCAAGACTGGTGGCTGTCGGACTACGCTCTGTTTATCGCGTTGCGAGAAGAATTCGGCGGTAAGGCATGGCAGGAATGGCCCGTCCCTCTCCGGGATCGGCAACCTGCCGCACTGCAAACCGCCAAGTTACGCCTAGCGGATCGTATCGCACAGGTAAAGTTCGAGCAGTTCGTGTTTTTCGAACAATGGATGGAGCTAAGGCGCTATGCCAGTCAGAAGGGCGTCAAGCTATTCGGCGACATGCCGATATTCGTCGCCAGCGACAGCGCCGACGTTTGGGCATCTCGAGAATGTTTCGATTTGACCGATACCGGTTACGCGCGAGTCGTCGCCGGAGTACCGCCCGACTATTTTTCGGCTACCGGCCAGCGCTGGGGGAATCCGCACTACAATTGGGAGTACCTGAAAGAGACCGGTTTCCGCTGGTGGCTAAACCGATTCCGAAGCCAATTGGCGCTTTATGACTGGGTACGTATAGACCACTTCAGGGGACTCGAAGCCTATTGGGAAATACCCGCCGAGTCTGAAACAGCCGAACACGGCCGCTGGGTCAAAGCCCCGGGTGAAGCCCTGCTGGAAACGGTGTTCGCCACGCTAAACGGCTCCGGGCTACCCTTGGTCGCAGAAAATCTCGGTATCATCACACCCGAGGTGGAAGCCTTGCGAAACCGGTTTAACATTCCCGGCATGCTGATCTTGCAGTTCGCCTTTGACGGAGGCGACGACAATCCCTATCTGCCTCACAACCACACCGAAAACAATGTGGTCTATACCGGAACCCACGACAACGACACGACCTTATCCTGGTACGAGAATCTGACCGAACCTCAGCGTGATCGCGTTTGCGATTACCTTCGCCATCATTGCGGATACGAGACGATTCGGATGCCCGAGAGCCTTGTCCGATGCGCTTTGGCCTCCGTGGCAAAATTGGCGATCATTCCGCTGCAGGACGTGCTCGAATTGGGTCGCGGGCATCGGATGAATACACCCGGCACACTCTCCGGCAATTGGCGGTGGCGCTTTTCCTGGGAACAGCTCAACGAAGGTAAAGCCCAAAAACTAGCGGCAGGGGTTCGCGATCACGGGCGCCGCGTCGAAAATATCTAA